The sequence below is a genomic window from Rhodanobacteraceae bacterium.
CGTCGAACTTGACCTCGTGATGCTGGTCGCGCTGCTGGTGTGCCTGATCCCGACCACGATCGGCGGCCTGCTGCCGGCGATCGGCATCGCCGGCATGGACCGCGCGATGCGTGCGAACGTGATCGCCAAGTCGGGCAAGGCGGTGGAACTGGCCGGCGACATCGACACCCTGCTGCTCGACAAGACCGGCACGATCACGCACGGCGATCGCCAGGCGACCACTTTCCACCCGATGCCGGGCGTGGCAGAGGGCCATCTCGCGCGCGCTGCCGCGCTTGCCTCGCTGGCCGACCCGACCCCGGAGGGCAAGTCGATCGTACGCCTGGCCGAGCGCCAGGGCGTGCGCGAGGCGCTGCCCGCAGACAGCACGGTGATCGAGTTCTCGGCGCGCCTGCGCATGTCCGGCATCGACATTCCCGGGCGTGCGCCGCTACGCAAGGGCGCGCCCGACGCGGTCGCCCGCTGGGTCACGCAGGCCGGTGGGCATGCGCATGCCGCGCTGCAGATGACCGTCGAGCAGGTCGCGCGCGGCGGCGCCACCCCGCTGGTCGTCTCGGGGGGCAAGGAAGTGCTCGGCGTCGTCGCGCTCTCTGACATCGTCAAGTCCGGCGTGCGCGAACGTTTCGCGCGGCTGCGCGGCCTTGGCGTGCGCACGGTGATGATCACCGGCGACAACCCGCTGACCGCCGCGGCGATCGCCGCGCAGGCCGGCGTCGATGACTTTCTCGCCGAAGCCACGCCCGAGGACAAGCTCGCGCGCATCCGCGCCGAACAGGCGCAGGGACGCCTGGTGGCGATGGTCGGCGACGGCACCAACGATGCGCCGGCGCTGGCGCAGGCCGACATCGGCCTGGCCATGAACGCGGGCACCCAGGCGGCCAAGGAAGCCGGCAACATGGTCGACCTCGACTCCGATCCGTCCAAGCTGGTGGACGTGGTCGAGATCGGCAAGCAGTTGCTGGTCACGCGCGGTGCGCTGACCACCTTCTCGCTCGCCAACGACGTGTCCAAGTACTTCGCGATCATCCCGGCGATCTTCGTCGCCGGCATCCCGTCGCTGGCGGCGCTGAATGTCATGGGGCTGTCGAGTGCGACCAACGCAGTCCTCTCGGCGCTGATCTTCAACGCCCTGATCATCCCGGCGCTGATCCCGCTGGCGCTGCGCGGCATCCGCGTGGCCGCCGCCAGCGGCGACGCGCTGCTCGCGCGCAACCTGTTGCTGTGGGGCGTCGGCGGCGTGATCCTGCCGTTCCCGGCAATCAAGCTGATCGACATGCTGCTCGCCGCCGTCCTCGGCGCCTGATGCGCGCCATCGCCACGCTGTCGCACCAGCAAACCAGAAGCGTTGACGCAAAGGACGCAAAGGGGAGAAGAAAGGACGCAAAGGAAAGCAGGCGGGAAGCCGATCGGACCAGCCGCTCGCTGCATCTGCTTCCCTTGCTGCAACTGCTCCCCCGCTCCAATGGCTTCCTTCGTGTCCTTGCTTGCTGTTTTTTGCGTCCTTTGCGTCCCACGCTCTTCAATTAACCGATCACGAGGCAACCCGATGAACACTCAAGCAGTACTCGACACCCGCGGCGGCGGCCTGCGCGCGGCGCTGGTGTTTGCCGCGCTGGCGATCGCGCTGACGGGCCTCGCCTACCCGGTCGGCGCCACCCTGCTCGGTGGCTGGCTGTTCTCGCAGCAGGCGCGCGGCAGCCTGATCGAGCGGGATGGCCGCGTGGTCGGCTCGGCTCTGGTCGCGCAGCCCTTCGCCGATGCGCGCTACTTCGCGCCGCGCCCTTCGGCCGCCGGCTACAACCCGGTGGGTGCCGCCGGCAGCAACTGGGGCGCGTCCAACCCGGCTTTGCGTGAGCGCATGGCCGCCGAGGCCGCGGCGATCGCCGCGCGCGAAGGCGTGATCGCGAGCGAACTGCCGGCAGACCTCGTCAGCGCCTCCGGATCCGGCCTCGATCCGCACATCACCCCGGCCGGCGCACAGGCGCAGGCGCCGCGGGTGGCGCGGGCACGCGGGATTCCCGAGGACCAGGTGCTGGCACTGATCGACGCGCATACCGAGCCGCCGATGCTCGGCTTCTACGGTGGCGCGCGCGTCAACGTGCTGCAACTGAACCTGGCGCTGGACGCGCGCTGACCGTGCCCGACGCGCGCAGCGCCCAGGCGGACGCCCTGCTCGAGGGCATCGCGCGCGAGCGCCGCGGCGCGGCGCTGAAGGTCTTCCTCGGCGCCGCGCCGGGCGTCGGCAAGACCTACGCGATGCTCTCGGCGGCGCGCGAGCTGAAGCGGCGCGGCATCGACGTCGTGGTCGGCATCGTCGAGACCCACGGCCGCGCCGAGACCGCGGCGCTTCTCGAAGGCCTGGAAGTGCTGCCGCGAAGGCGCGTCGAGTATCGCGATCGCACCCTCGAGGAACTCGACCTCGATGCGCTGCTGGCGCGCAAACCCAAGGTCGCGCTGATCGACGAACTCGCGCACAGCAACGCGCCCGGCAGCCGCCACCCATATCGCTACCAGGACGTGCTGGAACTGCTCGACGCCGGGATCGAGGTCTACACCACGGTCAACATCCAGCACCTTGAGAGCCAGAACGACCTGGTCGAGCGCCTGACCCAGGTGCGGGTGCGCGAAACCGTGCCGGACGCGGTGTTCGACCGCGCGCGCGACATCGTGCTGGTCGACCTGCCCCCGCGCGAACTGATCGAGCGCCTGCAGCAAGGCAAGGTCTACGTGCCCGAACTGGCCAGTTCGGCGCTGCAGCGTTTCTTCAATCCCTCCAACCTGTCTGCCCTGCGCGAACTCGCGCTGCAGCAGATCTCCGACCGCGTCGACGCCGACCTGCGCGAGACCCTGACCGCGCGCGGCCAGCAAGTCGTGCCGATCCGGCGGCGCCTGCTGGTCGCGGTCGACGGCAGCGAGAACAGCGAATACCTTGTGCGGGTCGCGCGCAAGCTTGCCGAGCGCCGCGGCGCGCCTTGGACCGTGGCCTTCGTCGACACCGGGGATATCTCCGCGGAACGCCGGCACGCGGTCGACCAGGTGTTCGCGCTCGCACGCCGCCTGGGCGCCGAAACCGACTGGCTGCGTGGGGCCGATGTCGCCGACACCCTGCTCGACCACGCCGCGCAGCAGGCGGTGTCCGGGATCGTGCTCGGCCGTACCCGCGAGCGTCCCTTCGCGCGCATGTTCAACCGCACCCTGACGCAGCGCCTGCTGCAACACGGCGCGCACCTGGAGCTCACCATCCTGGCGACCCCGCAGGCGCGCCGCCGCGCCCGCCGGCGTCCGCGCGTCGGCGTGTGGCGCTGGAGCGATGTCGCGCTCGCCGCCGGCGGCGTGGTCGCCTCCCTGCTGCTGGCCTTGCTTGCAGAGCGCTGGCTGGCGCTGAAAGACCTGTCGCCGATCTTCCTGCTGGCGGTGCTGGTGGTGGCGGTGCGCACCCGCGGCAGCATCGCGGTACTGACCGCGGTGAGCTGCTTCCTCGGCTGGAACTTCTTCTTCACCGAGCCACGCTACACCCTCGCGGTGTGGGCGCACCGCGATTTCGTCAACCTGTTCCTGTTCCTGGTGGCTGCCCTGATCAGCGGTCGCCTGGCCGGCCACCTGCGGCGCCAGGTACTGAACCTGCGCGCCGCCAACGCCAGCATCCAGGCGCTGCAGTCGCTCGGACGCGAGCTGGCCACGGCAGCGGACGCCGAGAGCGTGCTCGCGGTCGCGCAACGCGCCCTCGCGCGCGCCGGCGGCTGCGATGTGGTGCTGTTCCTGCGTGAGAGCGGCGGGCAGCTGCGCCAGGCGGCCGGCAGCGCCACGCCGGGCCTGACCGAGCAGGCCGCAGCGGACTGGACCGGCACCCATGGCAAACCGGCTGGGCGCGGTACCGACACCCTGCAGGCCTCGGCCTGGTGGTTCCTGCCCTTGAAGAGCAAGGACAGCGTGCTCGGCGTGGCCGGGTTGCGGCCGGCCAGCGAGGCCGGCTTCGGCAGCGAGCAGGAGGAACTGCTGCAGACCATGGTCGACGACCTCGCGGACGCGCTCGCGCGCACCCGGCTCAACGATGCGCTGGAAGCCGCCCGCATGCAGAGCGAGACCGAGAACCTGCGCGCGGCGCTGCTGTCCTCGGTCTCGCACGATCTGCGCTCGCCGCTGTCGGCGATCGTCGGCGCCGCCGAGAGCCTGACGGCCTACGGCGATGCGATGCCGCCGGAGGACCGCCGCAGCCTGCAGGAGTCGATCCTCGGCGAGGGCCAGCGGTTGGACCGCTACATCCAGAACCTGCTCGACATGACCCGCCTCGGCCACGGCGAGCTGAAGATCCAGCGCGACTGGATCGCGCCGGCGGAACTGCTGGGCGCGGCCGCGCGGCGCGTGCGCAAGCAGTTCCCTGGGATCGAGTTCGCGCTCGATGTGCCGCCCGACCTGCCCTTGCTATGGGTCCATCCGGCGCTGGTCGAACAAGCGGTGTTCAACATCCTGGAGAACGCCGCGCGCTTCTCGCCGCCCGGTGGGCCGGTGTCGCTGCGGGCGCGCGCCGATGCCGGCGAGCTGCGCATCGAAGTGGCCGATCGCGGCCCGGGGATCCCGGAAGAGGAGCGCGCGCGCATCTTCGACATGTTCTATTCGGTCGCGCGCGGCGACCGTGGCAAGGGTGGTACCGGCCTCGGACTCAGCATCTGCCAGGGGCTCATCGGTGCCCACGGCGGCCGCGTCGAGGCCTTGCCCGGTGCCGATGGATGCGGCACGCTGATCGTGGTGACCCTGCCGCTGACCTCTCCGCCCGAAGCGCCCGGATGATCGAAGCCAAGCCGCGCATCCTGGTGGTCGACGACGAGCCGCAGATCCGCAAGCTGCTCGACATCAGCCTGCGCGCGCAGGGCTACCAGGTGGAACAGGCCGGCAACGGCGCCGCGGCGCTGGCGGCGCTGGCCGCGCACGGCGCCGACCTGGTGATCCTCGACATCGGCCTGCCCGACCGCGACGGCCACAGCGTGCTGCGCGAGATCCGAGGCTGGACCGAGGTGCCGGTGATCATGCTCTCGGTGCGCGCTTCGGAGGCCGAGAAGGTGCGCGCCCTGGACCTCGGCGCGAACGACTACGTGACCAAGCCCTTCGGCGTGCAGGAACTCTCGGCGCGCATCCGCGCGTTGTTGCGCACGCGCCCAGCGCTCGCCGGCGAGACCGGCTGGGACGATGGCCACCTGCACGTAGACCCGCTGCGCCGGCGCGCCGATCTCGACGGCCAGACCTTGCGCCTGACGCCGAAGGAGTGGTCGCTGTTGCTGTTGCTGCTGCGCCACCGCGGCAAGGTCCTGACCCAGCCGCAACTGCTGCGCGAGCTGTGGGGCCCCGACCATGACGAGGACAGCCACTACCTGCGCATCCTGGTAGGCAAGCTGCGGCGCAAGCTGGGCGACGACCCGGTCTCACCCCAATACATCGAGACCGAGCCCGGGGTGGGCTTGCGCTGGCGCGCCGAGTAGCGCGCCTTGCAGGGGTCAGCGCGATCTGCCGCCGCGGCCACGGAGCCACGGCGCCGGGAAAGGACTCCGGTGCGCCTTTGCAGCCCGGGTGCGCGAGCTGTGGGGCCCCGACGATGACGAGGACAGCCACTACCTGCGCATCCTGGTAGGCAAGCTGCGGCGCAAGCTGGGCGACGACCCGGTCTCACCCCAATACATCGAGACCGAGCCCGGGGTGGGCTTGCGCTGGCGCGCCGAGTAGCGCGCGGTCCCGGCCGCTACCTCAACCGCACTTCGAATAGCCGCAATTCAGGCAGGTCTGACAGCCATCCATCAGGACCACGGCCTTGGTGTTGCACTTGCCGCACATCGTCGCGCTGGGCGGGAAGGACAGGCTCTGCTCGGTGGCAACCACCACGAGCGGAGCCTTGGCTTCCGGCTCGCGGCTCACTTCAGCGTTTTTTTTTCCGCCGTCCGCGCTTTGCGCCTCGTACTGCGCGCGCTTCTTCGCGATCGCCTCGCGCTGCTCGATGCTGAGCTCGTCGCCGACGATCATGCCGATGCTCTTCAGGTGGTCCTCGACCACGAAGCCGAGTTCGGCGACGATCGACGGCATGTACACGCCACCGGCCTTGAAGTAGCCGCCGCGCGGATCGAACACCGCCTTCAGCTCCTCGACGATGAAGGTCACGTCGCCGCCCTTGCGGAACACCGCGCTCATGATGCGCGTGAGGGCCACGGCCCACTGGAAGTGGTCCATGTTCTTGCTGTTGATGAACACTTCGAAGGGCCGGCGAGACTCATGCGCGGTACCTTCGTTGAGCACGATGTCGTTGATCGTCACGTACAGGGCGTGCTCGAACAGCGGCGACTTGATCTTGTAAGTGCTGCCGTCGAGTCGCTCGGGGCGCTCGACGCGCTCGTGCATGTGAATCACTTCGGCGCTCGGGGCCTCCACCACGGCGGGCTCGGCGGCGGCAACGCGCGCAGCCTCGGCGGCTTCCGCCTTCGCCTTGTCTTCCGGGGTCTGCACCGCGTAGCCGGTGATCTTCTTGCTGATCTTGATGGTCATCGTCAGGTCCTGCGGGCGACGCCTGCATGGCGCCGCCGGATCAATGCTTGCCCGCACTGCGTCGGGAGATTCAAAAAATCGCTGGCAGCCGCTCGCGCACGCGCGGCCGCCAGCGGCTCACTTCGCTGAGATCAGCTTCAACTCCCCACCCTGCTGATAGGCGGTGGTGACTTCAAGATCCCGCCCGATGCGGGCGAGTTCGAGCAGATGGTCGATCTGGATGGTGCGGTCCTCGCTGCTGAGCAGGACAATCTGGTCGATCACGTAGGCGCGGGCTACGCCGGCCAGCGCGTCCTCCAGGCTCAAAGAGTCGAAGACCTCGTCCTGGAACAGGAACTGGTTGTCCCCGTGCGGCAGCAGTTCCACCTTGAGTCGCTGACCGGGCACCAGGTCTGCCGGCAGGGCAACCTTGTTTGCCGGCGAACCTGACTCGACCTTCGCCGGCAAGCCGTTCGCGGACAGCACGGCGTCTTTCAGCGCCTGCTGCGACTTGTCCGCGCCGTACTTGGCGTTCAGCTCGGCCAGGTGCTTCTCGTAGGCCGCGCGGCCGCGCGGCGCGAGCATGGTGTCGCCGTTCTGCGCTTGCGCCCACAGCCCCTGCGGCGAGAGCAGCGCCAGTGCCAGGACCATCGCCATCCGGTATTTCATTGCAACTCCTTGCGGCACCCTACGCACGGCTGTGCCTGCGCAACTTGCGGGCCCGGCAAACCGGGCCCGCCGAACGGATCAAGACTTCTTGGCGGCTGGCTTCTTTGCCGGCGCCTTGGTGGCAGGCGCCTTCTTGGCCGGAGCCGCCTTCGCTGCAGGCTTCTTCGCCGGCGCCGCCTTGGCGGCCGGCTTCGCTGCAGCCTTGGCAGGCGCCTTGGCTGCGGGCTTCTTCGCCGGAGCCGCCTGCTTCGCCGGGGCCTTGGCTGCTGGCGCTGCCTTCTTCGCCGGGGCCTTGGCCGCTGGCGCTGCCTTCTTCGCCGGGGCCTTGGCCGCTGGCGCTGCCTTCTTCGCCGGAGCCTTGGCTGCCGGCGCCGCCTTCTTGGCCGGGGCCTTGGCCGGCTGTCCGGTCACCTTGGCAGCTGCGGCCTTGGCCTTGTCCACCGCCTTACCCACTTCCGCCTTGGCCTTTGCAACGGCCTTCTTCACCGCCTTGACCTTCGGCGCGGCGGCCTTCTCGGCTTTGGCCACGGTCTTCTTGGCAGCCTTCTTGACGTCAGCCACCTCCTTCTTGACCGCCTTGGTCACTTCGGCAGCCTTGGCTTCGACCGCCTTCTTGGCCGCACCGACTTTCTTCGCCGCAGCCTTCTTCACCGCCGCCACCTTGGATTCGGCCGCTGCAACCGCTTCCTTGCCTTCCGCGATCAGCTTCTCGCCAATTGCCTCGGCCTTGTCTTTCAGCTCTTCGATCTTGCCCGCAATACCCTGATCACCGCTCATGACGACCACTCCCTCGCTCAAGTCAGCGCCCGCCATGGGCGCGGTTCCTAGAACTTGCCGTAATAGCCTTCCTTCAGCGCATCGAACAGATTGGCGGCGGTATGGATCTCGCCGTCGTACTCGATTTCCTCGTTGCCCTTGACTTCGACCACGCTGCCGTCTTCGAGTTCGAAGCGGTAGAGGGTGTTCTCCAGATCCTGCTCCTTGACCAGCACGCCCTGGAAGGCGGCCGGATTGAAGCGGAACGTGGTGCAGCCCTTCAGCCCCTGCTTGTGCGCGTAGAGGTAGATGTCCTTGAAGTCCGCGTAAGGGTAGTCGGTGGGCACATTGGCGGTCTTGCTGATCGAGGAATCCACCCACTTCTGTGCCGCAGCCTGGATGTCGACGTGTTCTTTCGGGCTGATGTCGTCGGCGGCGACGAAATAATCCGGCAGCTTTTCGTCGGCCTTCTCGCTGTAGGGCATCGCCTTCGGGTTGACCAGGTGACGGTAGGCCAGCAGCTCAAAGCTGTAGACCTCGACCTTTTCCTTGGACTTCTTGCCCTCGCGGATCACGTTGCGCGAGTAATGGTGCGCGAACGAGGGCTCGATGCCGTTGCTGGCGTTGTTGCCGATCGACAGCGAGATGGTGCCGGTCGGCGCGATCGAGCTGTGGTGGGTGAAGCGCGCGCCGGCCTCGGTCAGATCCTGGCACAGCTCCGGCGCAACGGTGGCCAGGCGCTGCATGTAGCGCGAGTACTTGCCGTGCAGCACGCGGCCGGGGATGCGGTCGCCCATCTGGTAGCCGTCGGCCACCATTTCCGGGCGCTTGCGCAGCATGTCGCCGGTCACCTCGAAGTCCTCGAGCATGATCGGGGCCGGGCCCTTTTCCTGCGACAGCGCGAGCGCTTCCTCCCAGCCGGCGACCGCCATGTCGCGCGCCACCTGCTCGGTGAACTCGCAGGATTCGGGCGTGCCGTAACGCATCTTCAGCATCGTCAGGGTGGAGCCGAGGCCGAGGAAACCCATGCCGTGGCGGCGCTTGCGCATGATCTCGTTGCGCTGGCCTTCCAACGGCAGGCCGTTGACCTCGACCACGTTGTCCAGCATGCGCGTGAACACGCGCACCACTTCCTTGTATTCCTCCCAGTCGAAGCGCGCGCGGCTGGTGAAGGGCTCGCGCACGAACTTGGTCAGGTTGACCGAGCCGAGCAGGCAGGAACCATAAGGCGGCAACGGCTGCTCGCCGCAGGGATTGGTCGCGCGGATCTGCTCGCACCACCAGTTGTTGTTCATCTCGTTGACGCGGTCGATCAGGATGAACCCCGGCTCGGCGAAGTCGTAGGTCGAGGTCATGATCATTTCCCACAGACCTTTCGCCCGGATCTTGCCGTAGATCTTGCAGGCGACCAGGCCATCGTCACGGCTGACGTAGTTGTGCTTCGTCGGCCACTCGCGCCAGACCACCTGCCTGGGATCGGTGACGTCGATCTCGTGCTGTTCCTTGACGTGCACCGGGAACACCAGCGGCCAGTCGCCATCGGTCTCCACCGCGTGGATGAACTCGTCGGTGATCAGCAGCGACAGGTTGAACTGGCGCAGGCGACCGTCCTCGCGCTTGGCCTTGATGAACTCCTTGACGTCCGGATGCGAGACATCGAAGGTGCCCATCTGCGCGCCGCGGCGGCCGCCGGCGCTGGACACGGTGAAACACATCTTGTCGTAGATATCCATGAAGGACAGCGGTCCGGAGGTATAGGCGCCGGCACCCGACACGTAGGCGCCGCGCGGGCGCAGCGTCGAGAATTCGTAGCCGATGCCGCAGCCGGCCTTGAGCGTCAGCCCGGCCTCGTGCACCTTGGCCAGGATGTCGTCCATCGAGTCGCCGATGGTACCGGACACGGTGCAGTTGATCGTGCTGGTGGCCGGCTTGTGCTCGAGCGCGCCGGCATTGGAGGTGATGCGGCCGGCGGGAATGGCGCCACGACGCAGCGCCCAGAGGAAGCGCTCGTACCAGTAGGCACGCTTTTCCGGCGTGGCTTCGGCATCCGCGAGCGCCCGCGCGACACGCTTGAAGCTGTCGTCCATGGTGCGGTCGATCGGATCGCCCAACTTGCTCTTCAGGCGGTACTTCTTGTCCCAGATGTCCTGGGATGCAGGCTGCAACGGGATGTCCACAATGTCATTGCGTACCGCTTCGAGACGAACGGTGCTCATCAAAACTGCCTCCCCAGGCATCAGGCGCGTTTTTCTTGTGTGTTGCGGTGTTGCAACTAGTTCTTGATGCCAGTTGGCAGCTCAACCACAACATCTAGTGGTGCGACGGGCGCGAAGTTTGGAATCGCCGGGGCGGGACGTCAAGCGACTTCGTGCCGGAAGTGTGACCCATTGCTGCGCGAGCCGATGAGCGGATGGTTGTGGGTTGTGGGTTGTGGGTTGTGGGTTGTGGGTTGTGGGTTCTGGGTTCTGGGTTGTGGGTTCTGGGTTGTGGGTTCTGGGTTGTGGGCAGAAAAGCCGGCCGCCGACTGCATTCGCTTCGGCCTTTGCCGCCCACAACCCAGAACTCACAACCCCAGAACCGTGACTCAAACGATCTCCCCCACCGGCAGCGGCCGGCTGAACAAGAAGCCCTGACCGAGCTTGCAGCCGAGCTCGCGCAGGGCCTGGCACTGAATGTGGGTCTCGATGCCCTCGCCGATGACCTCGATGCCGAGCGAGTCGGACAGGGCATGGATCGCGCGCACGACGGCGGCGCTGCCGCCTTCCTGGCCGGGTTTCAGGTCGGAGACGAAGGAGCGGTCGATCTTCAGCGAGTGGATCGGAAAGCGGTGCAGGTAGGACAGCGAGGAGTACCCGGTGCCGAAATCGTCCAGTTGCACCCGTACGCCATCTTCGCGCAGGCGCTCCAGCAGGCGCCGCACGTGGTCCGGGTTCTCCAGCAGCGCGCCCTCGGTGACTTCCAGGCGCACGCGCTGCGGCGCCAGGCCGTGGGCATCGATCAGGCGCATCACCGAGCGGTCGAAGTCGCCCGCGCGCAACTGGCGCGCGGAAACATTGATGCTGACGTAGGCGTCCG
It includes:
- a CDS encoding response regulator transcription factor, which codes for MIEAKPRILVVDDEPQIRKLLDISLRAQGYQVEQAGNGAAALAALAAHGADLVILDIGLPDRDGHSVLREIRGWTEVPVIMLSVRASEAEKVRALDLGANDYVTKPFGVQELSARIRALLRTRPALAGETGWDDGHLHVDPLRRRADLDGQTLRLTPKEWSLLLLLLRHRGKVLTQPQLLRELWGPDHDEDSHYLRILVGKLRRKLGDDPVSPQYIETEPGVGLRWRAE
- a CDS encoding winged helix-turn-helix domain-containing protein, with product MPPRPRSHGAGKGLRCAFAARVRELWGPDDDEDSHYLRILVGKLRRKLGDDPVSPQYIETEPGVGLRWRAE
- a CDS encoding adenosylcobalamin-dependent ribonucleoside-diphosphate reductase, giving the protein MSTVRLEAVRNDIVDIPLQPASQDIWDKKYRLKSKLGDPIDRTMDDSFKRVARALADAEATPEKRAYWYERFLWALRRGAIPAGRITSNAGALEHKPATSTINCTVSGTIGDSMDDILAKVHEAGLTLKAGCGIGYEFSTLRPRGAYVSGAGAYTSGPLSFMDIYDKMCFTVSSAGGRRGAQMGTFDVSHPDVKEFIKAKREDGRLRQFNLSLLITDEFIHAVETDGDWPLVFPVHVKEQHEIDVTDPRQVVWREWPTKHNYVSRDDGLVACKIYGKIRAKGLWEMIMTSTYDFAEPGFILIDRVNEMNNNWWCEQIRATNPCGEQPLPPYGSCLLGSVNLTKFVREPFTSRARFDWEEYKEVVRVFTRMLDNVVEVNGLPLEGQRNEIMRKRRHGMGFLGLGSTLTMLKMRYGTPESCEFTEQVARDMAVAGWEEALALSQEKGPAPIMLEDFEVTGDMLRKRPEMVADGYQMGDRIPGRVLHGKYSRYMQRLATVAPELCQDLTEAGARFTHHSSIAPTGTISLSIGNNASNGIEPSFAHHYSRNVIREGKKSKEKVEVYSFELLAYRHLVNPKAMPYSEKADEKLPDYFVAADDISPKEHVDIQAAAQKWVDSSISKTANVPTDYPYADFKDIYLYAHKQGLKGCTTFRFNPAAFQGVLVKEQDLENTLYRFELEDGSVVEVKGNEEIEYDGEIHTAANLFDALKEGYYGKF
- the kdpB gene encoding potassium-transporting ATPase subunit KdpB: MNTQVIKRQRHSSGHTPLLPAFVDALRKLDPRVQWRNPVMFVVLAGTVLTLLLAFAAGPSDARFGFTLAVAAILLATVVFANFAESIAEARGRGQAASLRATRSELTGVRIVDGREERVPASALRRGDQVRVTAGELIPADGEIIEGLATINEAAVTGESAPVLREAGTDKSGVIAGTKVLTDSILVEVSADPGDSFLDRMIRLVEGAQRQKTPNELALTVLLSAMTLVFLIVCVSLPPMAGFLGVELDLVMLVALLVCLIPTTIGGLLPAIGIAGMDRAMRANVIAKSGKAVELAGDIDTLLLDKTGTITHGDRQATTFHPMPGVAEGHLARAAALASLADPTPEGKSIVRLAERQGVREALPADSTVIEFSARLRMSGIDIPGRAPLRKGAPDAVARWVTQAGGHAHAALQMTVEQVARGGATPLVVSGGKEVLGVVALSDIVKSGVRERFARLRGLGVRTVMITGDNPLTAAAIAAQAGVDDFLAEATPEDKLARIRAEQAQGRLVAMVGDGTNDAPALAQADIGLAMNAGTQAAKEAGNMVDLDSDPSKLVDVVEIGKQLLVTRGALTTFSLANDVSKYFAIIPAIFVAGIPSLAALNVMGLSSATNAVLSALIFNALIIPALIPLALRGIRVAAASGDALLARNLLLWGVGGVILPFPAIKLIDMLLAAVLGA
- a CDS encoding sensor histidine kinase KdpD; the encoded protein is MPDARSAQADALLEGIARERRGAALKVFLGAAPGVGKTYAMLSAARELKRRGIDVVVGIVETHGRAETAALLEGLEVLPRRRVEYRDRTLEELDLDALLARKPKVALIDELAHSNAPGSRHPYRYQDVLELLDAGIEVYTTVNIQHLESQNDLVERLTQVRVRETVPDAVFDRARDIVLVDLPPRELIERLQQGKVYVPELASSALQRFFNPSNLSALRELALQQISDRVDADLRETLTARGQQVVPIRRRLLVAVDGSENSEYLVRVARKLAERRGAPWTVAFVDTGDISAERRHAVDQVFALARRLGAETDWLRGADVADTLLDHAAQQAVSGIVLGRTRERPFARMFNRTLTQRLLQHGAHLELTILATPQARRRARRRPRVGVWRWSDVALAAGGVVASLLLALLAERWLALKDLSPIFLLAVLVVAVRTRGSIAVLTAVSCFLGWNFFFTEPRYTLAVWAHRDFVNLFLFLVAALISGRLAGHLRRQVLNLRAANASIQALQSLGRELATAADAESVLAVAQRALARAGGCDVVLFLRESGGQLRQAAGSATPGLTEQAAADWTGTHGKPAGRGTDTLQASAWWFLPLKSKDSVLGVAGLRPASEAGFGSEQEELLQTMVDDLADALARTRLNDALEAARMQSETENLRAALLSSVSHDLRSPLSAIVGAAESLTAYGDAMPPEDRRSLQESILGEGQRLDRYIQNLLDMTRLGHGELKIQRDWIAPAELLGAAARRVRKQFPGIEFALDVPPDLPLLWVHPALVEQAVFNILENAARFSPPGGPVSLRARADAGELRIEVADRGPGIPEEERARIFDMFYSVARGDRGKGGTGLGLSICQGLIGAHGGRVEALPGADGCGTLIVVTLPLTSPPEAPG
- a CDS encoding NrdJb: MTIKISKKITGYAVQTPEDKAKAEAAEAARVAAAEPAVVEAPSAEVIHMHERVERPERLDGSTYKIKSPLFEHALYVTINDIVLNEGTAHESRRPFEVFINSKNMDHFQWAVALTRIMSAVFRKGGDVTFIVEELKAVFDPRGGYFKAGGVYMPSIVAELGFVVEDHLKSIGMIVGDELSIEQREAIAKKRAQYEAQSADGGKKNAEVSREPEAKAPLVVVATEQSLSFPPSATMCGKCNTKAVVLMDGCQTCLNCGYSKCG
- the kdpC gene encoding potassium-transporting ATPase subunit KdpC is translated as MNTQAVLDTRGGGLRAALVFAALAIALTGLAYPVGATLLGGWLFSQQARGSLIERDGRVVGSALVAQPFADARYFAPRPSAAGYNPVGAAGSNWGASNPALRERMAAEAAAIAAREGVIASELPADLVSASGSGLDPHITPAGAQAQAPRVARARGIPEDQVLALIDAHTEPPMLGFYGGARVNVLQLNLALDAR